The genomic stretch AGGTCGAGCAGGCTCTCGCGCACCCACCAGATGTTCCAGATGAACTGGAACGGGTCGTACGAGCCGTCCTCCAGGACGTGCGTGCCGAGCGCGCCCGCGAGCGGGTGCGTCACGACCAGCGCGATCGGGATGGCGAGGCCGAGCGCGAGCAGGACGAAGCGGGCGGTCCGCATGCTCACCGGGCGGGCCGCCGGCCGGTCGCCAGGATCTCACCGAGCGGAAGCGGAATGGGACGGCGTGCGAGCGCCGCCGGCAGGAGCGCACCCAGCGGACGCACGAGCGGTCCCAGCGCCGGATAGAAGGCGGCCACCTGCGCGGTCGCGTACGCGAGCGTGATGGGCTTTCCGATCGGTTCGACGCGGACGTCGCGAAAGCCGGCGGATTCGAGCAGGCGGCGCAACGTCGCCGGCGTGAAGTAGTGCACGTGGTCGGGCGGCGCATAGTAGAACCAGGCGCGGCCGAGGAGCCGGGCCGTCGGGCTCGCGGCGTCGGGCACGGTCACGGCGAGCGCGCCGTCGCCGGCGAGCCAGCCGGCGACGCGGCGGACGAACGTGACCGGATCGAGCAGGTGCTCGACGACGTCGAAGGCCGTGACGGCCGCGAAGGATCCCGACGGCTGCACGTCCTCGACGCGACCCTCGTGCACCGTGAAGCCGCGCGCGCGCGCCGCGGCCGCGGCCGACGCGGAGAGCTCGATGCCCTCGACCGTCATGCCGGCCGTCGCCGCCGCGGCGAGGAACGCGCCCGTCGAGCAGCCGACGTCGAGCCACCGCCCCGGCGGAAGGACGGATCGCACGCGCGCGAGGCGGTAGTCCGCGATGGTCGCGCGGACGTCGTCGGCGGCGGCGAAGGCCGCGTAGCGCCCGTCCTGGTACGACGCGTCGTGGTGCGCGCCCAGCGCCGCCGCGGTGGGCAGCGGATCGAGCGAGACGAGGCCGCAGGCGACGCAGCGCGCGAAGGTGAAGCCCTGCTTCTCGAACGCCGCCTCGTGCGCGCCGCCACAGAGCACGCACGTGCCGTCCGCCGCCGCCATCGCGCGCACTGTAGTCGGAGGCAGGCGGGGTCGGCAAAGCCGCGCGGGTTTGCAACCCACGCGGCCGGCGTCTATCTGCGAGGCCGCGTGCCCGCTCCGCGAATCGGCGTCGTCGCCGCCGCCGGCAAAGGTCGGCGCATCCATCCCCGCAGCCTCCAGGTGCCCAAGGTCCTGCTCGAGGTCGCCGGGCGTCCGCTGCTGACGCGCAACCTCGAGATCCTGCGCGACCAGCTCGCGATCCGCGACGTCTTCCTCGTCGTCGGCTATCTCGCCGACCAGATCCGTGCCGCCTACGGCGACGGCGGCGGGCTCGGGATGCGCATCCGGTATCTCGACAACCCCGACGTCGACGGCGGGCTCGGCACGCTACTCACGGTCGTCGAGCCGCACGTGCAGGAGCCGTTCGTGTGCCTGCTGGGCGACGAGCTCTACCTGGAGACGAACCACGCGGGGCTCGCCGGCGTGCCGCCGGGATACGTCGCCGTGTGCGGCATCCATCCGACCGAGGACATGGATCTCATCCGCAAGAACTACACCGTCGAGCTCGACGGCGACCGGATCCGCGCCCTGGTCGAGAAGCCCGAGAGCGCGCCGACGCCGTACGTCGGCTGCGGCACGTACCTGTTCGGGCCCGAGATCTATCGCGACGCGCGCGAGACGCCGCGCTCGGCGCGCACCGGCCGGCTCGAGCTGACCGACGTCATCGACCACGCCGCCAAGCGCGGCGGCGACGTGCGCGCCTTCGTGCTGCGCGGCCACTACCTCAACGTGAACACGATCGCGGACCTGAACGCGGCCAACTTCCTCGCCCGCACGCTGCACTTCGACCGCAACAAGGTGAGCGTCGTGATCCCCGCCTACAACGAGGCGGCGGCCATCGGGTTCGTCCTGCGCGACTTCAAGGACCACGCCGACGAGATCGTGGTCATGGACAACCAGTCGGCCGACGGCACCGCGCAGATCGCGCGCGACCTCGGCGCCGTCGTCTACTCGCGGCCGCTCAAGGGCTACGGCGACGCCTTGAAGCAGGGGCTCGACGCGGCCACGGGCGAGATCCTGGTGC from Candidatus Eisenbacteria bacterium encodes the following:
- a CDS encoding class I SAM-dependent methyltransferase — translated: MAAADGTCVLCGGAHEAAFEKQGFTFARCVACGLVSLDPLPTAAALGAHHDASYQDGRYAAFAAADDVRATIADYRLARVRSVLPPGRWLDVGCSTGAFLAAAATAGMTVEGIELSASAAAAARARGFTVHEGRVEDVQPSGSFAAVTAFDVVEHLLDPVTFVRRVAGWLAGDGALAVTVPDAASPTARLLGRAWFYYAPPDHVHYFTPATLRRLLESAGFRDVRVEPIGKPITLAYATAQVAAFYPALGPLVRPLGALLPAALARRPIPLPLGEILATGRRPAR
- a CDS encoding glycosyltransferase, with the translated sequence MPAPRIGVVAAAGKGRRIHPRSLQVPKVLLEVAGRPLLTRNLEILRDQLAIRDVFLVVGYLADQIRAAYGDGGGLGMRIRYLDNPDVDGGLGTLLTVVEPHVQEPFVCLLGDELYLETNHAGLAGVPPGYVAVCGIHPTEDMDLIRKNYTVELDGDRIRALVEKPESAPTPYVGCGTYLFGPEIYRDARETPRSARTGRLELTDVIDHAAKRGGDVRAFVLRGHYLNVNTIADLNAANFLARTLHFDRNKVSVVIPAYNEAAAIGFVLRDFKDHADEIVVMDNQSADGTAQIARDLGAVVYSRPLKGYGDALKQGLDAATGEILVLVEADATFRAKDLGKLLEFLKDADMVIGTRTTRQLVEQGANMDGLLRWGNVVVGKLVEALWWTREPRFTDVGCTYRAIWRDAWQRIRPHLTRDDAAFSPEMMIEMIRAEGRVIEIPVSYYRRLGGASKHSASRWHSMRTGLRMLNIIARKRMNLA